One Ignavibacteriota bacterium DNA segment encodes these proteins:
- a CDS encoding DUF494 family protein encodes MKERVVEILVFLMTELRDDKQLHDIDLAPLRDRGYTTSEISAAFSWLYETMGAGGAESTSHARAARGSRRIFHEVERSVLSREAQGYLIQLAELGLLDDRDIETVIERAIGTGYAGLSVLEVKEIVAAVLSSRERPGVAGGHSMLNNEDTIH; translated from the coding sequence ATGAAAGAACGTGTTGTTGAGATACTGGTATTCCTGATGACCGAGTTGCGGGACGACAAGCAGCTGCACGACATCGATCTGGCGCCGTTGCGCGACCGGGGGTACACGACCTCGGAGATCAGTGCGGCATTCAGCTGGTTGTACGAGACGATGGGAGCGGGTGGTGCGGAATCGACTTCCCACGCCCGTGCTGCCCGCGGCTCGCGCCGCATCTTCCATGAGGTGGAGCGCAGTGTGCTGTCGCGGGAAGCCCAGGGGTACCTCATCCAGCTGGCGGAACTCGGGCTGCTGGATGACCGTGATATCGAGACGGTCATCGAACGTGCCATCGGCACGGGATACGCGGGGCTCTCGGTACTGGAGGTGAAGGAGATCGTGGCTGCGGTGTTGTCTTCCCGTGAGCGACCCGGCGTTGCCGGAGGCCATTCGATGTTGAATAATGAGGATACGATCCACTGA